The nucleotide window acatgataagttgggtcaatACTTAACGCGTGACCACAAGAAAATTATTTTAGTGGGAATCGAACTTAGGACCTTCCGAATCCATACTTTTTTATCATATAGAAAAATTTACCAATTAGGTTATCACCAAGAATATTACTCTAGATTATTTAACGCACACAGATATATGCTTTATATATAAAGCTTTCTTTTTAGCTCCAATGGAGGATGCACTAAAAACAAGAgcttgaaaacaagaaaataaacatgGATCTTTAATGTTACATAACTTTACCATACTTGGGCAATCATTTcccaacaaagaaaacaaaaaaacaaaagaaaacttatTATTAGAAAACGACCCTTCAATTCAACAAAATCAATGTATCTTGTTAGTGTGGCAGATGAGATCACGCGAGGGTAGAGTCCTACTCTTCTtcttacaacatatatatatatggaatgaTATCGTTCACacatttttctttattggttTGTGTCCTTAACTAAGGACACATTTTTATCAGtcactctccctctctctgaatgaatatatatattacgATATCATCTGTACGGCCCATTTGTGTAAAAGATTTGGTTTCATGGAGATATATGCATCACTCTGTCTTTTCTGAAACAGACTTGGGTTTTTAAGTTAATattgttaataatatatatatatatatatatacacacacacattcattcatgtaTATATGCAGTGTGTACTGTGCagatgataataataaattggTGTACGCATGCTATGTTATGTTGAAACTTGAAGCGATATGTACATAAACAACACAGACGCTGATTATGTGAAAAATCCCTAAACATGACGGGTCTCAGATGTAACCCTAGACTGTTTCTAGGTCGGTCCATTCCAGAATACCAACAAGAATGTTTTGGTTCTTCTGACCAGATtttcaaactctctctctctctgtctgtgaTTGTCAATTTCTTTGCTAATCATCATGTTCACCGAGCGATGTGACATTTTAACACTCTCCTGCACTTATGCGCTCGGTTATTCGAGACCCAACAAGTGTAGCGGTCTGTCTATAAGAACATCTGAAAAGTTCAACGAATGAATGTCCTTTTAGGATTGAGCATATGCTCTAATTCcatattataatttgaagaaaaatgcgagaagtagaagaagaaggCAAAAGAAAGGTTTTGACGCATACCATTTGAGATATTGTCCACATTTTGGGTCCAAAACCTGTGTGATTTTATTCTTCTACAACGCGACTCAAGGATATTATAATATGGACATGGTGTGGTATGATATTTATATAGCTCAAAGCCACCAAGAATTAACAACAAAAGCCACCAACATTCATGGAGGTTGTTGATCGAGATCGAAGATTCATGCATATAGCGTGACTAGGCGTATCGGCCTTTGGTTATGATTATATCTGACTTGTTTATCTTTATTTCTATCTGAAGATTTAATCTTCTTATTGTATGGGGATTCTACTGCTGTTTTTTCTGGATATGGGGGATCCGTAATTTTTTAGAGTTTATAATTCATATCcaatgatgaagaaaaagtcatacaaattttaaaaattaaaaaacaaaaatatggtaTGATGTGACACATCTCTCAAGCCATTAGATTCCAAttatagactctacaatttaaaACTAATTACGGAGCCCTCTAATCCGTTTTTTCCCAtgtgtatgttttttttcttacaaGTTCTTATAAATGATGTCAGGACCTCTTTTttgattgttttaaaaaaacagACAATTGACATTAAGAGTAttttggacaacttaattgtaaaaaggtcatgggtcttttaaaaattgtaaaaaagtgcaatttaagagTAATTtagtcatctgacttaagacattttttgatttatacctacaatacccttcttcttctctcctcttctcctctcctctcctctcctctcctctccttcttcttcttctctcctctcaaaTTCTATTTGGCTTTTTATGAAGCTTTGTCATTGATACTCTCACAAGAACCATCTTATGCATCACAATCTCTGCTTTGTACAGCAAGTATGAGGAGGACATCGATAAATATTGCAGTATGATTCATAGAAAATTTTCTCGACACTATAAAATATAGAGAGTGAGAACTGATGAGGTGATCCTCATCAAATTGATCGGAATGACTCTTCTTTGGTCTTGTTTTGtatttgttgtctttttttcttctcgtaTAATAAGCAGAAGAAAATTTAGGAAAATTGATACtgtacagctgcagagatgtattactatagtatcaccaacaccaaaaatccactaaaaagatacaattgaaacaatatgcatacttcctcttcctaattactttttctttcttgattttattttcttggtttgtacctctcttgcttgttctagaaaaacatttacagctgcagagatgtatcactatagtatcactaacaccaaaaatccactaaaatgatacaattgaatcagaaaaacatgtaatgcaatcaaatttacattccaacatttgtatcatcattttatgaggaaaatatataaattgaacactaaattgaaccTTCtaattaaaagtatcactattgtaccgcagttcgtggagagagaaattaaaatttgaggttattcaaaatccactaaaatgatacagtTGAttcagaaagacatgtaatgcaatcaaatttacattctaacatttgtatcatcattttatgaggaaaatatataaattgaacactaaattggacattctaattaaaagtatcactattgtatcgcagttcgtggagagagaaaatcaaatttgaggttcttaaaaatccactaaaatgatacaattgatccagaaagacatgtaatgcaatcaaatttacattccaacatttgtatcattattttatgagaaaaatatataaactgAACACTATACtggattttttgtttaaaagtaTCATTATTGTATcacagttcgtggagagagaaaatcaaatttgaggttattttggtaaaagttggtcccagtgtactttttcaAAAGAATGTTTCAGTGGTTgcacctttttacaattaagtataatttaGTGTATCGGCctacaaaaattccaaaaaaaaaaaaatgaagggaaGCCCAAATTAAAAGGACCCAAAGCCCTATAAAAACAAGCCCAAACCAGCAGAGTAAGCCCAATAGAAGAGAAAAATTGGGCCCAGAGGCCGAATGTGTTGTAAAGCCCAAAAGAGTTTCGTTGCTGCGGTCAGAGAGtagcattttatttttttaaaaaacaattattttataaaacgAATCATACCTCCCTATCCATATCCGTTTTCATGTTACTAGAGCTCACGAAGAAGAAACACGCATTGGCATCGCCATGGCAGCCTTTCTCCCTCTATCTTCTACTACTCCTATGAAGACAACAATAACTTCCCTTCATTTTTCTTCCGCTTTCGTGGTATTCTCGCTCTGCGATTTCTTTGTtaatatatgtgtttatgtctCTCTGCCCAATTGATTGAGTTTTCTCGACACTTCAGGGAAATTCTACGAAGTTGAAGGAAAATTCATGTCAATTTCTCCCTCTGAACGTCAATTTAAAGACCAAGCAACAACGGAGACAGCAAGGGAGGTCCCTCGTCATCGTTAATCAAGCCGCCGCAACAGCTGTTCCTGCAGCCCCGGTTTCTAGTGTGAGGTTCCGATTGAACAATCTAGGTCCGCAACCGGGTTCAAGGAAGAAAGGCAAGCGAAAGGGGAGGGGTATTGCCGCTGGGCAAGGCAATAGTTGCGGGTTCGGTATGAGGGGCCAGAAATCTCGGTCGGGTCCGGGTGTCAGGAAGGGCTTCGAGGGAGGCCAGATGCCCCTTTACAGGCGTATACCCAAACTGCGTGGAATTGCGGGAGGTAACATTTTGCAACTGCTTGAATATTTGTTCCTGTTTTCCTATTAGAATATATAGTATTCTTGTACTTCATATTGGTGATTAGTTGTTTCTTATTCTGTGAAAACTGTTGGCCCGATGCCTGTTTGAGAAAATGCTCCATTTGGGAGTAAGTTTCTCTATGCCTCCTTAGTTTTATGGTTTTTCTAAGGGAATATGCTCCTTGTCACATTATCTGATTTCCATTAGTAGTAATAACTGGTATGCAGCACAATGTCTTGGGGAATGCGGGTTAAATAAACTGTTGTTTAACTGGAAATATATATCATCCTTTAGAAATATTGACATATTATGCTTCTTTCATTCCCATATTCAGTCTCAAGATGTGGAGTTGTATGCTTAGGTTCCCAGCTTAGCTTTAAATTTGTAATCACTTTCACTTGGACCAAGTAACGGAACTATAGCATGATATACGTGGGGATCACTTTTGGGCTCAGGCTCCTAATTACCAGGAACAAATTGAGTTTTAACTACCAGTGAATCTTATTATTAGCCACTGGCAATTGGCACTTCCGTACTTGTACATTTGATCGGAAAACGTCTCTTGCCATAGCATCACTGTGGTAACTCCTAATTACCAGGAACAAATTGAGCTTTAACCACCaggaaatattattcctagccAATGGCAAGTGAGATGCTTGTACCTTTGATTAAAAACGCCTTTTTCCATAGCATCACTGTTGCCATTCAAAGTTACCACCACTCAAAGACTAATGATCATTGTGATGATCATACTAATATTATGAAAAACAAGCAAATAAAGAAGTTGTAGTATATTTAAATAAGTTGCAAACATTTAGGATGCTTTACTCAGATAAAACATTAGTTACTGGATTTCATGATAAGTGTCCCATTTGTGATTAAGTGTTGTCAAACCGGATTCTAAGTATTCTGCCTCTATGTAAGGAGAATAGTACTATGCGAGATTAGGAATACTTAATCTTTTGCTGTCActtgttttttgggttttgttacAAGGTATGCGTGCGGGTTTGCCTAAGTACATCCCTGTGAACATAGAAGACATAGAAGCAGCAGGGTTTCAAGATGGGGATGAAGTGTCACTGGAGACATTAAAGGATAAGCGTTTGATTAACCCATCAGGGAGAGAAAGGAAACTACCTTTAAAGGTATTGGACAATACATTGATTTAATTTTGCGACTGTTATATGGGAGTACAGTTGGAGCCATCATGTTATCTTCTCTCCACTTCATTTCTGGTCTGAATATTCTTTTGACtgttaaaacttgaaaagccttTGAACTTTGTCTTAAGTTTTAGCCGGAGCTTATATGACATATCCGATTTGTGAAATTTTCAGTAAAAAAATCTTTGTTTAAATTTCGAATCATTACCTGTTTGTTACTTCTAACTTTTCATGATGCCGGCCTTCATTACTTTTGGGTTGGCTTTTGAACTGATTTGGTGAAAATTTTATTCAGTTAATAAACAGAGTATGCCAATTGCGTAGATTGACTCAATTTGGCAGTATTGACTGATGTTCTCTTGATTCTATTTGGGATTGTGGTACAGAATTGTATTACTGCGTAATAGACTATAAAAAACCTTTGCTGAAAGGGTTTCCCTGTCTTATGACTTATGTGATGCAGAGACACACAAGTAGAATAAGATGCCATGAGTACTATAAGCTGCTCTGAAATCAAATCTGTAACTGTCTACCATAACAAAAAGCTCAATGAGGGTACATATGTTAATTCTTTATCAGAAATAATGACCAATATATTTAACtcgtttttgtatttttgttttggatttagATTCTTGGTGATGGTGAATTAAGTGTGAAGCTGAATATAAAGGCCCGTTCTTTTTCAACATCTGCAAAGGAGAAGCTAGAGGCTTCTGGCTGTACATTGACAGTATTACCAGGCCGAAAGAAGTGGGTCAAACCATCAGTTGCAAAGAACCTAGCACGGGCTGATGAATATTTTGCCAAGAAAAGAGCTGCAGCTGCCGCATCAGAGCCTGCATCTGCATAAACCAACGGTGGTAGATCAATGTAATTTAAAGTTGCATATGAATGTTGCGGCAAGGTAAGTTCCATGCTTTTGTATTCCTcccttttatcattttttttcttctaattctcTTAGGCTGTTCACTCGGTCATGTAGTTTGTGGTGTTTAACATTTAATATCATTCATGCATCTGAGACGATGAatcaaaaaaaatgtgtgttAGTACTCTTACAAATCGATCACTGAATTTCCATTACATCACGCTTGCTTATCTTACTTTGCTATTCATTCTCACTCTGGGCTTTGCTATATGACGACATACAGTCCTGGTCGGAACCCGGGTGCAACGATAAATGAGCGACAATCCGTGTTTGCGGAAAAAAACTTGATAACTACAGCGGCAGCAGTAGCTATGGAGTATTATCATAATTATTTGGTCATTTTCCGTTGCTATTTTAGTTCCTAGTTAGTTAGTCTTGCTACTCTTAACCACTAAAACATTGTACAAGCTATTTACTATTCAAAAGGCTCATTAGGTCCGACCTTTAGCTAGTCCACAACTCACAACACAAATGGGCCAGGCCTATGCAATATTCTTGTCCCAAATTCAAAGCTGGTCCGTTCTTGGCATTACACATTTGTTGACTCAGGGCTCGGCCCAAAAAGGTATGGCCCAAATACTGCCCGCGAGGTTCTTGGGACGGGCCGCCGGCCCGTTTCACATCTCTATGAATTACACCTCAGAGTTCAGATTtggtaaaaaaacaaaaagaaaagaatcgaAGTCGCATGCCAACGCAAGTTCTTTCTTTAACGCGTGCAAAACACGTTCATCATCAGTTGGACGGGTAGTTATATTTGCCGCGAGTGGTTTCAACGCTCTCGATCCTCGTGCGGGTCTAAAACTTTTGGCTTTTTTTCCTAACCAAACAGCCTTCGCTGCTTTCTTCTTCACTGCGTAAAAAGTAGGTCCTCGCTTTCCCACAGTTGCTTTTCTTATCAGCTGCTTCACTCGATCACTGGGACTTGGGTCCTCTAGAATTTTCTGAATCAAAGAGATGGGAGAAGGAAAGGGCTCGACCCTGGTGCACCTACTGGTTGTGGTGTTGTGCCTGGTTGCGTTTGGTTTCGCCATTGCTGCTGAGAGACGACGAAGTGTTGTATgtccctttttttctttgaacaTTTCGATTGTTACTCTTTCTAAAGCTGTAGTTGAGGCTAGGGTTTAGAAAATACAGCAAACTGTAAATATATGCTTGATTAATCAATTTCGATGCCATCAATTCATTCATTTGAGATCGGTTTCTTGAATTAGATTCttgattgttttttgtttcttgcaaCACCGAGTAGTTTCTAGCTTGTGACTAATACAGATCCCTTCTTGTGTTCTCGTGATGTGTGCATAAGTGAAGACTTTGTGTGATTTGTTACACATTACTGGTAGATTTATATGTGAAGTGTGCGAACAAGTCGTATTTAGACTTAAATGATCTATTTAAGTCTTTCGGATTTTTCGTAGAAGTTCTTTCCTTATTTGAGCTCGTAGGTTGTCAAAATTTTCTGATGATGCTTTAATTCTTAACCTCTGCTTTAGTCAATTGGAATTGCAAATTGATTCTAGAGTTTCCTTAATGGAAATGGGATAACGTGGTTCTTTACAGTTTACAGCAATATGTTCAACACTGCTGTGAAAATGGTTTGTAATGTCACAGTCTCCCTAGCAGAGAgtgtaataataatttaataccaGGTTTTTAAGTTTTAAGAAGGGCATAGCCAATAGGGTATCATTTGGTTTAAATATTGATTGCCTAGCATGGGTATATCTTGGTGGCGTGGCAAGGACCAGTCACTATGTTTAATAAACTTTGTCGAAAACAATTAAAGATGATTTCGATGACAGGAGGAAGGTGGGATGATTTGTCGCGAGATGAACAGTTGAATTCCATTGATCATGCTGTCATTAATACTAAGGTGTCTTGGCTGAGTTGCTCCATGGACATGTCTGTTGTTTATGGAAAATGCGGGATGATGATAATAGATATAAGCTTCATGGTCAAACTGCTATACATTTTGTACGATTCCAGAAGATATTATTTGTCTGAGGCTTAACTTGCACCACTTTTGCCACTCTAATTAGACAGTGTTGCCATTCCATTTTTAGTGTCATGTGCACCTATTTATCAGGAGGCATGCCATGATATGCCATTATACTGCTTCACTTAGCAACAGAGGAGTGTTGTGTGCCAAGACATAATACCCATTTTCTGTTTGCTTCTATTAGCATAAcagcatcaatctggacatgTTGCATGGCATCTTAGTATCTACGTGATCTTAGCCTATTGGAAGATCTCATGCTAAGAGAGGCGATATGCCGGTTTCTATACTTTCGCAATGCACCAATAAAAATTCATGTTTTTAAACTTAGAATGAGATGCTCTTGTAAGTCAAGCATAAGCTAACTCTAAGTAGACTTTCACGGTGTCTTGGTGCAAAAAATGTTTCGATTTACATAATCAAACTTGTGCTGTGAATACTGATAATCAAACTTACTACTTGTTGTCTATTCAGCTTAATcattatatgactatatgatcGTTTGTGTTAATGCAGGGCAATATAATCAAAGATGAATTATCAAATGCCACGTATTGTGTCTACAGCTCAGATGTTGCAACTGGTTATGGAGTGGGTGCTTTTTTATTCCTTCTTTCAAGTGAATCACTACTCATGGGAGTGACTAAATGCATGTGCTTTGGGATACCTTTAGCACCCGGTGGGGATCGAGCTTGGTCAATTATATACTTTATATCGTCATGGTGAGGCTTTATATTCCATAAATCTCTGAATCCAAGATGTTGAAGCCACACAACTTTCTTATATTTTGCATTGTTCAGGGTGACCTTTCTGGTGGCAGAAGCATGTCTGATTGCTGGTGCAACAAAGAACGCCTACCACACAAAGTACAGGGGAATGATTTATGCGCAGAATTTCTCCTGCGAGTCATTGCGGAAAGGCATTTTTATTGCTGGAGCCGTCTTCATTGTTGCAAATATGGTACTCAACGTATATTATTACATGTATTTCTCAAAGGCAACTACAACCCAAGCAGCTCACAAGACAAACCGTGCTGCTTCAACTGTTGGGATGGCCGGGTATGCATAAGATTGAACTGATAAGAGCAGTTTGCAaagttttgtttctttctcaaGTAAAGAGTCTGCAGGGGAGTTGCATGTGTATTGTAATGTATTATGCTTGTCTAGAGATATGTTGTAGTGCGGTTATGAATTCCGAACCAATTTAAGGCCTTAAAAGCCACCATGCCATGGTTGAAGTATCAAATGCTCTTCCTCCCCTCGGCCTATTGAAGTTGCCTACCCACCTCGGACCTATAGGTTGCATTTCTGTAATTCTATCAAATGCTATATGTTCGCGTATCATATAGGCTGCCTCTCTTTTTCATGTATCTAAAATTTTAATCTGTTGTGCTTGTGCAAGCTGCAACTGTCAGAAGAAATTTCGTGTATCATAAGGAAGAAGTAAcagggaaaactttagtcacaccccaccttttactaaagacaccccaatttgagttgaccatcccttgtaaaactcagttgacgtggtgtttttaataaaaagtggggtgtgactaaagttttcctaacAGTCGTTGGTAAGAACATCAGTTTTTGCGAGCAACAGACATTATTTTTGTTCTCAAGTTGTGGATCCAATGATGAAAGATTCAAACTAGATTTCTTATATATAGGCCCAATTAAAAAAGCTAACTAGATCAGCTATTGTTTATTGCTGGCCCAGCTTGTGAATTCAGTCCGAAACTAAATATGGGCCCAATCTAAAGGTTACTTGAGTCGCTTATTGTTTACTACAGTCTACAG belongs to Tripterygium wilfordii isolate XIE 37 chromosome 2, ASM1340144v1, whole genome shotgun sequence and includes:
- the LOC120014879 gene encoding 50S ribosomal protein L15, chloroplastic-like — translated: MAAFLPLSSTTPMKTTITSLHFSSAFVGNSTKLKENSCQFLPLNVNLKTKQQRRQQGRSLVIVNQAAATAVPAAPVSSVRFRLNNLGPQPGSRKKGKRKGRGIAAGQGNSCGFGMRGQKSRSGPGVRKGFEGGQMPLYRRIPKLRGIAGGMRAGLPKYIPVNIEDIEAAGFQDGDEVSLETLKDKRLINPSGRERKLPLKILGDGELSVKLNIKARSFSTSAKEKLEASGCTLTVLPGRKKWVKPSVAKNLARADEYFAKKRAAAAASEPASA
- the LOC120014889 gene encoding uncharacterized protein LOC120014889, whose amino-acid sequence is MGEGKGSTLVHLLVVVLCLVAFGFAIAAERRRSVGNIIKDELSNATYCVYSSDVATGYGVGAFLFLLSSESLLMGVTKCMCFGIPLAPGGDRAWSIIYFISSWVTFLVAEACLIAGATKNAYHTKYRGMIYAQNFSCESLRKGIFIAGAVFIVANMVLNVYYYMYFSKATTTQAAHKTNRAASTVGMAGYA